ACATAGCAGACTTTTCCATAGTATATCCTAATGTGAGAGAAACCCTTGAGAAATTGCAAGGAATTAAAAAAGCGGTGATTTCCAATAAGCTCACTGAATTAAGCATTAAAACACTTGAAACTCTTGGACTTTTAGAATACTTTGATTTTATAGCTGGAAGTGACCTTTTTGCTGAAAGAAAACCCTCACCAGTTCCAATTATTGAAACAATAAAAAGGTTTAATACCTCTCCAGATAAAACAATAATTGTTGGAGACAGCGAGCTTGACATTAAGGCAGGGACATTAGCAGGAGTTAAAACAGTAGCTGTTACATACGGATATAGAGAAAAAGCACTTCTAAAGAATGCTGATTTTATAATTGATAAATTTAGTGATTTAATAACCATTGCCAGGACATTGTAATATGAGCTATTTTATTGTTTTTGCAGGGAAAGGTGGCGCTGGGAAAAGCACCCTTGCTGCATTAACAGTAAAATATCTGCTTAATAGAAACTCAAATCCTGTGCTTGTTGTAGACGCAGACCCTAACTTTTGCCTTCCTGAACTTTTAGCAGTCAAAGTTACAGAAACACTTGCATCAGTAAGGGATAATGCCTTGAAGGATAAACCTGAAGGCATGAGCCTTGATGAATGGCTGGAAATTCAGATAAATAGAATTGTTGAAGAAGCTAAAGGATTTGACCTTATTGTTATGGGAAGGCCTGAAGGT
The Thermodesulfovibrio yellowstonii DSM 11347 DNA segment above includes these coding regions:
- a CDS encoding HAD family hydrolase, giving the protein MTIELIIFDLDGTLVDSCKDITQALNYCFKKRGIEGFSQEEVKKMVGEGVNRLIEKALQLRKLSLPVQDLVECFINYYKKHIADFSIVYPNVRETLEKLQGIKKAVISNKLTELSIKTLETLGLLEYFDFIAGSDLFAERKPSPVPIIETIKRFNTSPDKTIIVGDSELDIKAGTLAGVKTVAVTYGYREKALLKNADFIIDKFSDLITIARTL